In Verrucomicrobiota bacterium, one DNA window encodes the following:
- a CDS encoding helix-turn-helix domain-containing protein, translated as MENNEKQQRFIELRTKGWTYARIAEELGVHRNTILNWSRQFQFQIQNARVIEDEALANQYFATREARWKTLADTLQRVVTETEKRDLSTVPTAQLFAVAAAIRREIQRETVLPTFTMPVAHIPASELPSDVHVWQV; from the coding sequence ATGGAAAACAACGAAAAACAACAGCGTTTCATCGAACTTCGCACCAAAGGCTGGACCTATGCCCGCATTGCCGAGGAACTCGGCGTGCATCGCAACACCATCCTTAACTGGAGCCGCCAATTCCAGTTCCAAATCCAAAACGCCCGGGTCATCGAGGATGAAGCCCTGGCTAATCAATACTTTGCCACCCGCGAGGCCCGCTGGAAAACCCTGGCCGACACCCTCCAGCGCGTGGTGACCGAAACCGAAAAGCGCGATCTCAGCACCGTTCCCACCGCCCAGCTCTTTGCGGTTGCTGCCGCCATCCGGCGCGAAATCCAGCGCGAGACCGTTCTCCCCACGTTCACGATGCCGGTGGCCCATATCCCCGCCTCGGAACTTCCAAGCGACGTGCATGTCTGGCAGGTCTAA